Proteins co-encoded in one Arachis stenosperma cultivar V10309 chromosome 7, arast.V10309.gnm1.PFL2, whole genome shotgun sequence genomic window:
- the LOC130940728 gene encoding protein JASON-like isoform X2, with translation MRWLGLILRFVFRSFYRATMGSFFSCFRGRDNRHLPTTATAASTAALSRQSKTNDAVVSRNRLSTLFLSEVREESACNEGKSFGAGAQIHDKGHKDEAMFLKASEKLKVSPSCGKDSEPSRFHSWHPNTSADKVRPDNQPFNPPTPKKCSEDWGKRTDSLEQTPSSCISNTQNTRRDSLDSSEGSKTGNLHASGTVFETAQSQFRYPKQALNEKSKKVLNENESKVEESLSSWLKPASVILEERNRRMEMANSHIRKAPSDRPIIGMVAAHWTEDEESHFPPPKWWDGNGIPNSTNKYKEDQKVNWHATPFEERLEKALSEESSISQRKDFCVKPIAFNENEENDTAVSQFQSSPHPQSVVSF, from the exons ATGCGCTGGTTAGGTCTGATTCTGAGGTTCGTGTTCCGATCCTTCTACCGCGCCACCATGGGTAgcttcttttcttgctttagaGGCCGTGACAATCGTCACCTTCCCACTACTGCCACCGCCGCCTCCACCGCAGCGCTTTCTCGTCAGTCCAAAACCAAC GATGCTGTGGTCTCTCGAAATCGGCTGTCTACTTTGTTTCTCTCTGAAG taaGAGAAGAATCTGCTTGCAATGAGGGGAAGAGTTTTGGTGCAGGAGCTCAGATTCATGACAAGGGACATAAGGATGAG GCCATGTTTCTCAAAGCATCTGAGAAGCTGAAAGTATCACCTTCCTGTGGCAAAGATTCTGAGCCTTCAAGGTTTCATTCTTGGCATCCCAACACGTCAGCCGATAAAGTTCGGCCAGATAATCAACCATTCAACCCCCCAACTCCCAAGAAATGTTCTGAAGATTGGGGGAAAAGAACAGATTCTTTAGAGCAAACACCAAGCAG CTGTATCTCCAATACACAAAATACTAGACGTGACTCTCTTGATTCTAGTGAAGGAAGTAAGACAGGGAACCTTCATGCTTCAG GAACTGTCTTTGAGACAGCTCAGTCGCAATTTCGGTATCCCAAGCAGGCATTGaatgaaaaatcaaagaaagTCTTGAATGAAAATGAATCAAAGGTGGAAGAAAGCTTGTCTTCATGGCTGAAGCCGGCGTCAGTAATTCTAGAGGAGAGAAACAGGAGAATGGAAATGGCGAATAGTCATATTCGCAAAGCTCCATCTGATAGGCCTATCATTGGAATGGTTGCTGCGCATTGGACCGAAGACGAGGAATCTCATTTCCCTCCTCCTAAGTGGTGGGATGGTAATGGGATCCCAAACTCAACCAATAAGTACAAGGAA GATCAGAAAGTGAACTGGCATGCAACGCCATTTGAAGAAAGGTTGGAGAAAGCCTTGTCCGAGGAGAGTTCCATATCTCAAAG GAAAGATTTTTGTGTAAAACCAATTGCTTTTAATGAGAATGAAGAAAATGACACAGCAGTGTCTCAGTTTCAGTCATCACCGCATCCCCAATCCGTTGTGTCATTCTAA
- the LOC130940728 gene encoding protein JASON-like isoform X1: MRWLGLILRFVFRSFYRATMGSFFSCFRGRDNRHLPTTATAASTAALSRQSKTNDAVVSRNRLSTLFLSEVREESACNEGKSFGAGAQIHDKGHKDEAMFLKASEKLKVSPSCGKDSEPSRFHSWHPNTSADKVRPDNQPFNPPTPKKCSEDWGKRTDSLEQTPSSCISNTQNTRRDSLDSSEGSKTGNLHASEPPNKEGEYKLSPYPIPLKLPDEMQTPGTVFETAQSQFRYPKQALNEKSKKVLNENESKVEESLSSWLKPASVILEERNRRMEMANSHIRKAPSDRPIIGMVAAHWTEDEESHFPPPKWWDGNGIPNSTNKYKEDQKVNWHATPFEERLEKALSEESSISQRKDFCVKPIAFNENEENDTAVSQFQSSPHPQSVVSF, translated from the exons ATGCGCTGGTTAGGTCTGATTCTGAGGTTCGTGTTCCGATCCTTCTACCGCGCCACCATGGGTAgcttcttttcttgctttagaGGCCGTGACAATCGTCACCTTCCCACTACTGCCACCGCCGCCTCCACCGCAGCGCTTTCTCGTCAGTCCAAAACCAAC GATGCTGTGGTCTCTCGAAATCGGCTGTCTACTTTGTTTCTCTCTGAAG taaGAGAAGAATCTGCTTGCAATGAGGGGAAGAGTTTTGGTGCAGGAGCTCAGATTCATGACAAGGGACATAAGGATGAG GCCATGTTTCTCAAAGCATCTGAGAAGCTGAAAGTATCACCTTCCTGTGGCAAAGATTCTGAGCCTTCAAGGTTTCATTCTTGGCATCCCAACACGTCAGCCGATAAAGTTCGGCCAGATAATCAACCATTCAACCCCCCAACTCCCAAGAAATGTTCTGAAGATTGGGGGAAAAGAACAGATTCTTTAGAGCAAACACCAAGCAG CTGTATCTCCAATACACAAAATACTAGACGTGACTCTCTTGATTCTAGTGAAGGAAGTAAGACAGGGAACCTTCATGCTTCAG AACCCCCAAATAAGGAGGGTGAATATAAATTATCACCTTATCCCATCCCTTTGAAGCTACCTGATGAAATGCAAACACCAGGAACTGTCTTTGAGACAGCTCAGTCGCAATTTCGGTATCCCAAGCAGGCATTGaatgaaaaatcaaagaaagTCTTGAATGAAAATGAATCAAAGGTGGAAGAAAGCTTGTCTTCATGGCTGAAGCCGGCGTCAGTAATTCTAGAGGAGAGAAACAGGAGAATGGAAATGGCGAATAGTCATATTCGCAAAGCTCCATCTGATAGGCCTATCATTGGAATGGTTGCTGCGCATTGGACCGAAGACGAGGAATCTCATTTCCCTCCTCCTAAGTGGTGGGATGGTAATGGGATCCCAAACTCAACCAATAAGTACAAGGAA GATCAGAAAGTGAACTGGCATGCAACGCCATTTGAAGAAAGGTTGGAGAAAGCCTTGTCCGAGGAGAGTTCCATATCTCAAAG GAAAGATTTTTGTGTAAAACCAATTGCTTTTAATGAGAATGAAGAAAATGACACAGCAGTGTCTCAGTTTCAGTCATCACCGCATCCCCAATCCGTTGTGTCATTCTAA